The following are from one region of the Abditibacteriota bacterium genome:
- a CDS encoding NfeD family protein, producing the protein MTVMHWLIWGGILVVTEIFVGSFVLLWFGLGAFAAALLCRLGLPEWTHWTVFALTGIILFAIFRKAPFLLGKPSDSRFGAERLVGMTGIVTRAVTKNSPGRIKVDGEVWTAVSGEDIEENEAVLVERIDGNKAVVKRYTEE; encoded by the coding sequence ATGACAGTCATGCATTGGCTCATATGGGGCGGCATACTGGTGGTCACCGAGATCTTCGTGGGCTCCTTTGTGCTCCTGTGGTTCGGACTGGGCGCCTTTGCCGCCGCCCTTCTGTGCCGGCTGGGGCTGCCCGAGTGGACCCACTGGACCGTGTTTGCCCTGACAGGCATCATACTCTTTGCCATATTCCGCAAGGCTCCCTTCCTGCTGGGCAAGCCCTCGGATTCCCGGTTCGGCGCAGAAAGGCTGGTGGGCATGACCGGCATAGTGACCCGGGCCGTGACAAAAAACAGCCCCGGCAGGATCAAGGTGGACGGAGAAGTGTGGACCGCCGTCAGCGGCGAGGACATAGAGGAAAACGAAGCTGTCTTGGTGGAGCGCATCGACGGCAACAAGGCAGTGGTAAAAAGATACACGGAGGAATGA
- a CDS encoding zinc metalloprotease HtpX translates to MNRFKTFVLMTVMTLIVMFLVNFVCEACGIQGGGGLGLGLIIAVGMNLITYYNCDKMVLAMYKTTPVPENDGLITPIVRRLTGQAGLPMPRLYYVEEASPNAFATGRDPNHAVVCVTTGILKLLSPDELEGVLAHELSHVKNRDILISTIAACMAGIVTFVGRVGFWFSGRENRGGAVLFSLLASIAMMLMQLWVSRTREYMADEDGARMCGRPGSLANALLRLQEGVKARPMSSADTITENLYIVNPFTAGAIANLFSTHPPIEKRVEKLRQMERGSVIR, encoded by the coding sequence TTTCAAGACCTTTGTGCTCATGACTGTAATGACGTTGATAGTCATGTTCCTGGTGAACTTTGTCTGCGAAGCCTGCGGCATCCAGGGCGGAGGCGGTCTGGGCCTGGGGCTCATTATCGCGGTGGGCATGAACCTCATCACCTATTACAACTGCGACAAGATGGTCCTGGCCATGTACAAGACCACCCCCGTGCCCGAAAACGACGGGCTCATAACCCCCATAGTCAGAAGGCTGACCGGACAGGCAGGGCTCCCCATGCCCCGGCTCTATTACGTGGAGGAAGCGAGCCCCAACGCCTTTGCCACGGGCAGGGACCCCAACCACGCGGTGGTGTGCGTCACCACCGGCATCCTGAAGCTGCTGTCCCCGGACGAGCTGGAGGGAGTGCTGGCCCATGAGCTGAGCCACGTGAAAAACAGGGATATACTCATATCCACCATAGCCGCCTGCATGGCCGGCATAGTGACCTTTGTGGGCCGGGTAGGCTTTTGGTTCTCCGGCAGGGAGAACAGGGGCGGCGCGGTGCTCTTTTCGCTGCTGGCCTCCATAGCCATGATGCTCATGCAGCTCTGGGTGTCCCGGACCAGGGAATATATGGCCGACGAGGACGGCGCCCGGATGTGCGGCAGGCCCGGCTCTCTGGCCAACGCCCTCCTGAGACTGCAGGAAGGGGTCAAGGCCCGGCCCATGAGCTCCGCCGACACCATTACGGAAAATCTGTATATAGTCAACCCCTTTACCGCAGGGGCCATAGCCAATCTGTTCTCCACCCATCCCCCCATTGAGAAGCGGGTGGAAAAGCTGAGACAGATGGAGAGAGGGAGCGTGATCAGATGA
- a CDS encoding SPFH/Band 7/PHB domain protein: MFFVIVALIVVVFISNGVRIVRPYEKGVVERLGSYNRTVGSGLRLILPIIDRMNKVDMREQVVDVPPQQVITKDNVAVEVDAVVYYEVTDPMKVIYNVANFYLAVTKLAQTNLRNLVGDLALDECLTSRDVINTQLREILDEATDKWGVRVTRVELQKIEPPADVTEAMHRQMKAERFRRAAILEAEGEKSAAILKSEGEKQARILSAEGEAEALRQVADAEKYQKIARAEGEGQAITTVFEAMHSGRPTNDILALKYMEALAKVADGKASKIFLPLEGTNMLGSIAGVAELFKDKDSAPKE, from the coding sequence ATGTTTTTTGTGATCGTGGCGCTCATCGTGGTGGTGTTTATCTCCAACGGCGTGCGCATCGTGCGTCCCTATGAGAAGGGCGTGGTGGAGCGCCTGGGAAGCTACAACAGGACCGTGGGCTCCGGCCTGAGGCTCATCCTGCCCATCATAGACAGGATGAACAAGGTGGATATGCGCGAGCAGGTGGTGGACGTACCGCCTCAGCAGGTCATCACCAAGGACAACGTGGCAGTGGAAGTGGACGCGGTGGTCTATTATGAGGTCACCGACCCCATGAAGGTCATATACAACGTGGCCAACTTCTATCTGGCCGTCACCAAGCTGGCCCAGACCAACCTGAGGAACCTGGTGGGCGACCTGGCCCTGGACGAGTGTCTCACCAGCCGGGACGTGATCAATACCCAGCTGAGGGAGATCCTGGACGAAGCCACCGACAAGTGGGGCGTCAGGGTCACCAGAGTGGAGCTCCAGAAGATCGAGCCTCCCGCAGACGTCACCGAAGCCATGCACAGGCAGATGAAGGCAGAGCGCTTCAGAAGAGCCGCCATCCTGGAGGCAGAGGGCGAAAAGTCTGCCGCCATCCTGAAGTCCGAGGGTGAAAAGCAGGCCCGCATCCTCAGCGCCGAGGGTGAGGCCGAGGCCCTGAGACAGGTGGCAGACGCCGAAAAGTATCAGAAGATAGCCAGAGCCGAGGGTGAGGGACAGGCCATCACCACAGTGTTCGAAGCCATGCACAGCGGCCGGCCCACCAACGACATACTGGCTCTCAAGTATATGGAAGCCCTGGCAAAGGTGGCCGACGGCAAGGCCTCCAAGATATTCCTGCCTCTCGAAGGCACCAATATGCTGGGCAGCATAGCCGGCGTGGCGGAGCTCTTCAAGGACAAGGACTCTGCCCCGAAGGAATAG